Proteins from a single region of Chaetodon trifascialis isolate fChaTrf1 chromosome 10, fChaTrf1.hap1, whole genome shotgun sequence:
- the LOC139338201 gene encoding interferon-induced transmembrane protein 5-like has protein sequence MDNHSYNFPSDCTPLTNCKSARKPAGSTVVNMGNSGKNPPRDYLVWSLCNTLYVNFCCLGFMALIYSIKARDQKTQGNLQLAQECSDKAKWYNILAAGWNLLIPLLAVVLLVLLLVHLGSSQGSFDFFGEDGFQNFMKLFSW, from the exons ATGGACAACCATTCATACAACTTCCCCTCAGACTGCACCCCGCTCACCAACTGTAAGTCTGCCCGTAAGCCGGCGGGATCCACCGTTGTGAACATGGGCAACAGTGGCAAGAATCCTCCCCGGGACTACCTTGTCTGGTCGCTGTGCAACACCTTGTATGTTAACTTCTGCTGCCTGGGGTTCATGGCTCTCATCTACTCCATCAAG GCCAGGGACCAGAAGACTCAGGGCAACCTGCAGCTGGCCCAGGAATGTTCAGACAAGGCCAAGTGGTACAACATCTTGGCAGCTGGCTGGAACCTGCTGATTCCCCTTCTGGCCGTCGTCCTGCTCGTCCTCCTGCTCGTCCACCTGGGCTCATCCCAGGGCTCCTTCGACTTCTTCGGGGAGGACGGCTTCCAAAACTTCATGAAACTGTTCAGCTGGTAG